The sequence below is a genomic window from Coffea arabica cultivar ET-39 chromosome 4c, Coffea Arabica ET-39 HiFi, whole genome shotgun sequence.
aaaaattaaaaatttaaaaaaaaaaatcaaattatcaaAACAAAGGACAACCTTGGATGAATCCCAATAACCCATTCCATCACAAACTCCATTAAAATAACTCTTGGATGAATCCCCAACCGTCTCCTGTGACTATCATGTTTCCTTCTTCTTCATTACCCACAAGCCTTGCATCttccaatttttatttgatGGGTTTGGATACATCATTTATACATGCCTATGCCAGTGAATTGTGAAATCCAATAGATGTTGTTTGCCATTGGCAGATGCAAGCAAACTAGTGAAGTCAGAAATCCATCTTCATGTCCCCAACAATTTGGAAGAACCAAAGCCTATCCTTGCATCATCAATCGCTAAGCAGATGCATCTATTTCTATGGCTTATGCTCTTCTTATTAGAAAATTGATTGTGGTTATTGGAGGTGCTTTTGAGTTGGGTATTGATATTGAGTTACAGAAAAAGCAGATGCATCTATTTCAAGGCTTTTGTTTGCATtgttgataaaattaaaaagagaTTTTAGGGTTGAGGAGTTAGCAGGGTTGAGATGGTGGCGAGTTTTGGTCATGTGGCTAGAAAACAACACagtttgattttctttccattttgtattgcaaattttttcattttaagaTTTTTCCCCCCTCTTTCTTGGCTATTATTTTATGGTTAAACGATTTTCATATTCACCTAGGATAGGTTAATTTTGTCCATATAAGAGGGAGGGCTAATTTCCCAGAATATTGCCTAGAAAAATCCAGTTAACACCTTTTAGCATTTGTCAAGTCATTGAGGTTTTGCTGTTATTTTCGAAAGCTCAAGGGCTCCACTGGTCAATGAGAAAAACTACAGGGCAGATAGATATCAAGGCAGCGGGGTTCATTGTTATTTTCTAAAAGTCAAGGGACCTACTGATTGTTGGGCAATACTACAAAGGCGATAGATATAAATCACactttcttgaattttctttttttaaacagggaaagagagagagagagagattaaaAAGGCAAGGAGAAAAGGAGGACTTGATCTCAAAACCTTtaaccattcttttttttttttttttttgtcagcagcgatacatttgtataacctattcCATCCTAATCTAGAAGAGAAGAGGAACCTAAAGAAACTGCGGAAGGAGACTAATGaatatacaaattcaactaGATCAAAAAAATGCTCTGGCACAATCCTTAGATTTTGTTCGCTGCAGATGAGGTTTGAACCCTCACCAACACCCACAACCCAAAGAGGGGCACTGGACCAATGTTCAAAACCTTTTAACCATTCATTATTAGGACTAAAACATCCTCAATTCTATACTTACTCTCAGAGCAAAACGATTAGAAAGCAGATGGAATAGAGCACCGTATAGTTTactgaaaagaaaagatgaattGCCCCAGCAGTAAAAACCTCAAACCACGTCGCTAGGTAGAGCCTAGAGGATTCTAACCCTTCTCGTAGCAGTCTGCAACCTCTAGAGCCTGGAGGATATTGCCATCCTCTCAAGTTCGGCTGATAAATTGTACGTCCTATGTACCAGGACATCGGCTTTAGCAAGGTACCAAAGATTTCCACCATAACTCATTTTAACCGTAAGTCAAGGCGCTGCTTCATCAAGCAACAAACACGCGTGAGCCACACATCCTACCATTAACAACTAATCATCAACAGACCAAAAGCCAAAAACCTTGCAGTAAAAGATGCAGCAGTCCCAAGACTGGTAGATTTAGAAGCATGATTTGAAAGGGTACTTCTACGTCAATGAAGCATAGCAAAGCCAGCATACTTGAACCACAAAGGGCATAAACATGAATATGCTTACAAAGAACAATTAATGCATCCCTTTCCAACTTCAGGCTACAAATGCAAAACAACAGCGCTGACGGATGAATCATTAAAATTGAAGCCCATGTCTAAATAGATGACCTACCAAACAGTTCCAAGGCAGCATGATATTAAGCAATCACCAGCAAACATAACACAAACAAGATTCGGTTGCACAACCCAGAAAACACGAAAACAAGTACAAACTTAAACTCAACACACTGAGTAGTCAACCAAAAAAGTTTGGTTGAGATCTAATGTCACGTTGAGCTATAGTCGGCCACGAAAGTTTGGCCGAGATCTAATGTTTCTCAGTACGTTACCAGCAAAACAAACCACTGTTTGATATAAAGCAGCAACTTCCAAAGAATGTGGCTGGCTTAACAATAAAACATAACCCTCTTCACGTTGTCCTTTAGGGCAGGAAGAGGCCGAACATTGACATTTGAACCCGGTGCACGCGTGCTCCTTGCACCACCCCCAGGACCAACACCACCGCGACTAGCAGCAGCACTACTTGTTACAGAACCACTATCAGATGTCTCTGGCTCCATGTAGAATCGCGCACGAAAAGCAGCCAAATGGGCATAATAGGCGGGTGGCACTGCACAAAGGAAGAGTGAGCATCAGCATCGCCCCTCTCAACATACTTATTCAActtggaagaaacagaaaaaatctTACCAATGGAAACGGAACGAGTGCATCTTGCATAACTGCAACAGAAATGAAGAACAATTAGCTTAACTATCTAGAGGAACTAGGCAAAACATTACAAAGAGCAGAGTGATCCAATTACGTATAGCAGAGATCGTTTGTAAGAGATTGTAGGTGATCAGCTGAAAAGTTGTTCTCATCCCACAAGACATGATAATGTGCTGGTCGGCTGGTACCCTGTTAACAAGAATTCTCCATGAGCATTCAATATTCATCATTATATATAAAGCAGTTAATTTGTCTTCAACAGGAGAAAGCAAGATATGTCGTACCTGTATTCCAGCATGGCTGCAAAGATAGAAATCAAATTCCGTTGGATGACAGATCTTTGAATCTACAACAGTACCTGAGATTTCCCACGAGGGAGAAAATTTAAACATCAGTTTGTACCactatcaaaaaaatttttgagcAGTGTCATACGAAAAAAGATTACGCACCAGGCAGAATATTTCCACTTCGGTCAACTGCATTCCGGTCATTATGGTTACTGGCAAACAATCTTGTATGGTGACGTTTCTGAACAACAACAAAAGTAACTGGGGGCTGATAGTTTGGTTCCAAAGAAGCACATGCCTGTAACAAACACAAGAAAACAGTAACTAAGATGCGACATATTCCATCTTAGCTGAGACATAGAAGGCAATCAGCGAGAGAGGCTTTTACCCTGCGTATTGCATCAAGTTCATAGAGTAATACTTGATAGAACTGCCCCTCACTGACACCATCTCTGCAAAAGGAGTACGACAAATCAGGCATAACAAGTGAATGGAAAACACAGGGATTGCAGCGCATCCACAATACCTATAAAAAATAATCCTCTGCGGTTTCTGTCCAGTTGCTTTACGGAAAGATATGAGGAGTTCCCTGTCAACACAAGTATAGTAGTCAGCTTGCAGACCAGAAAATGTGAAAAGTAATTGCGAACcttcaaacaaaaaagaaccaAGAGCGCGCAGAAGAAGACAGTCAAGGAAGTGAAATAGGAAGCGGCTGGAGGAGAGAAATCATACTTGATCATGCCACCTGTCACAGTTCCCCTGCCAGGATCTTGCCAAGTTTTAAACAGATCTTGGATCAGCTCTTGACGATGTGCTTGAGCACTAACCAAACCAGCATATTTGGTAACTTCAGGCCAATCCTGAGATGCAACCACCTAGACTCGAACACAAACAACAGTCAATCATGGCACAATGAATCCCAACAGTTgcagagagaggggggggggggggggggaagaggGAGAGAGGTGCAACGAAAGCTGAAGCAGGATGAAGAGTGTCATACAGCTGCAATGGATGGGCTCGAATCCTCGCCAGGGTGGGGATGTGTAACGTCAGCGCCAAAAATTATAGTAGGCCTGTCACTGACTAGCGGTATACGACGAGAAAGAGCATCAACAAGCACTGTGTTTCTTCCTCCAACCTTCACATTGATCTTCAATGCAACATTGGCAAGATATTGTTTGCTCAGCCTGAAGACGTGCTTTGTCAGACAACACTGGGAGACAATTCCAAGATCTGTCTCACAAATCCGTTTCAAATCACCTGTTAAaaggtccaaaaaaaaaagcaccaaTTAGATGagaaataaatcatatgtaATATATCTGGAACACATAAGACAATTTGTAACAAGTGCTTCACCATAAAGAGAGCCATTATTGTCGGGCAAAATAACAATCAGCAAGTCCAGTTCCTTCTTTGGAGGTGGAAGGTTAGTCAAGGCTTCATGGAATCTAGCTTTTAAGGCTCTTTCAACTTGATCAGGACGAACATACATTGGGGCCAAAACAGGATGAGGATTAAAGTTCTGCACAAATGAACAAACAAGTTCCATTTGTTAATATGGAAGTTTAAGATCTCAATCAGAGTGAAAGAACATCTCAAAGCTGTACATACCATTCCAGAGGTTATACACATCTGGGCCAGCTCATGACAAAAGTCACGAACTGCTACATCTTTCACATTGCGAGAGAAATTTACACAAATCCAGTTATTTACTGTTCCTCCATTAACCATTTTCTGCAAGACGTCAATGGTATTATAAGTACTCAGCATCCTAATTACTTTCATTAGAAGCAAGAActcaaaaagataaaaatggaTAATATGCCAACTACAAAGACTACTACAAATCCTTCCACACGAGCATCACAAACTTCTGTTTCTAATAGACAACTACTTCCAACATTTTACATGTAACATACACCTCATACAATTGACAATAGTATGCTACGTTAATCAAAATGCACAATTCATAACCACCAGCAAATAGACGTGTCCCAGATGGCTGATACTTTTTAGCAACCATGTAGAATTAGCTTcaccttctttttccctttacATAAGACTCTGAACAAGTGGACCAAAGGGTGGACTAGCACAAACACAAGGACTAGCATGATAACTTGCATcaatacaaaaagaaaattttcagagTTTATCATCACATCCTCCATTTTTTAGTCTTATTGGCAACCAGAAAAGAATCACTGTACAAGATTAACCCAATACACGTTAACATAACAGCTCTACTTGATGGAAATAACCTTGTTCATCATGTTCCATTGCCCGACTTGTGGCAGACAGTCCTTCTCCCGACCGGAATCGTGGTACTTGAGCTAGAAATTAGAAGTGCAGGGGAAAAAAAGATTAAACCAACAAGGTACCATACTGCGTAAACATACAAGACCGCAATAGGCTGGCAAGTATATATGATATCCTTACCCGAGGAGCAGGTAAAATGCGGGCTTCAACTTGAGCCAGCTTCTCACTAATCCTGATACCGAACTCTTTAGCATATGGGTCATCAGCATAGGCATTATGACGTACGGTCTGAAAGGGAAATACACAAGATATTTGAAGCACTTCCAAAGGTCCAAAAAGTTATCCAAAAAGACAATTCaaatgaaaatacaaaattatagCCAAATATCTTTTGACCACAAAAAATGAAGTACTTGCTGATGGAGACAAATTATTCTAAACCTTACCTGAAGAATATCACGTTCCCTCTCCTGAGGACGCTGGCAGGTCACTTTCAAAAGAGCAGTTATCTGTCTCTCATTCAACCTCTTGGAATACCTCTGGCCCTCAACAATCTTACAGACCTAAAACATAAAACATTATGTAAAAACAAAAGAGCCATAAACTTCAAAGAGAAATAGAACATTCGCATGTAAAAATGAAGTCAACCTCCATTGGCAAGTAATTTGGCCTTTGCTGATTTCCAACTTGTAAACAAGGCAATTGCGTATGATGAATCACAAACCCATATGTCTCATGGAAGTACTCAACAACAGATTTCATTGTACCCCTCTCGTCAACAGGAAAactagcaaaaataaaaaaaaaattaccagaAGCACATCAACAGCTTTATATCAAGTTAACTAAGCATTCCAAATAGCCAACCAGATCCTTGCCATCTACGATTTTAAGAGCAAGAACCCAAGATTTGAGGTGAAGGAACACACACTAAGCTGTACATGCACATGGGGAAAAAATTGTTTTATCTTTAATGCCAATTTACATGATTCTGTTATGCAAAATGTAACTTCATTCCATTTCATTAATTAAATTGAAGTATGGATGTTAATGCAGCACTCTTTGTCTGTTTATTCTGTATTTTGAGTTACTGTAGATCTTGGTTACTTTCTTTAGTGTAGAGAGTGAACCATCAAGAATATGCAGGACCAAAAATGTACTCTCCCAAATCCCGCTTTCAAGCCATGCAGGATAACCAACATATTGATTGATGAGAACAGGCAATTCTTACGACAGCTCGCGTGTTGCTTGTGATGTAAGACCAGAGATACGATATTTTCTGCGCATGTTTCCACGATGTGTAACCTCCACCCTCACTCCCCTCAGTGCTTTCTTAATCTGCATAATTGACCAAACATCAGTACAAATCAAAGACGCACATACAGCACCACATTCCCAAATCCAGACTTCTCCTTCTGACTACTGATTACCACTTCCacagaaataataataattgccTAAGACATTATACATTGGGGTCAGACAGGTCTGACACACCAGGACACAAAATAGGTCTTGAGATGCACAGCATGGATCAACGATATTGCAGTCTTTGAGACTTTTTTGTGCCAAAAACAGTATTTCACAAATTCAGAATGCTTCAAAATTAACtctcaataaaaatcaagaaaataagtTCAAACACCACAAAAGAAGAAGTTACAGAAACAGTAACAATTTTTCAATGTTTTAAACTCAGTAATGTTGCTTAAAAACATCTAGTATTTCAAATattcttttaaaaaataataataacaaaacattTCCCAAATACGACATTCTAATGAATCAGCTTCAtaaatttctttttccatttccatAAGGTAATTGCATCCAAAAAAATTTCACTATAGTACCAGTAgtatcttatttttattttatcgaaTGCTATAACACATAATCTTCAAAACCACGAGCATAGCCCTAGTAATCTTAAATGGTCCAAATATTTTTATCTCTAATCTTAGTGTAAATATGAGGTGAAATACTCATAAAAGACCTGTTTTGAATACCAATTTTCAGGGGTAAAAAAAAGACAGATTGCGCCACATACCATTAGTCATCCTTCAAAAGTTAATAACAGAGTCAAAAAACCTGTAATCTATGAGAACACAAACACGAGTCAAGCTGTATGTAACATAACAGCTTTTTTGCTTCATAACAAGAATCCCACATTAAAAAGGTACCAAAAGGTTGCAGATACGATAAAGATGAGAACAGCATTAAGCTGAATGTTCAACAAATTTGAGGCCCAGGGTTAAAAAATATGGATGGAAgccacaaaaaagaaaaatcttacCTTCACACGATCAGCATCAGACAAAGGTCTTGATGATACATCCCTGGCAAGAAGCTGAGTCACAAAGTCGATAACGGGAAGTGGCTCGATGAATGCTGTGGATGACATATCTGCTCCGCAAACCACAACAATTACAATTGGGGAATAAACAGACAATTAATCACTATGATGGTCAAAATAATCATCACAAAGAAACTGACTCCAAACAGAAAAGTGAAAGCTTTTAACAAGTCAATGATCTACATCCATATAATAAGACAGTAGAAACCTTCCTGACCAATATTGGGAGACCAAATAATATACAACAAAAACTACAAGAGCAATATGGAAGTATTTCTCACCAATATTTAGTGATAACCCCATCTGAGTAGGCCGAATGCTTTGATAAAAACCACGCCAACTTTCCAGACCTTCACCTAAAGGCTGCCTTCTTCCTAAATCAGGGGAATAAAAAGAGCGGCCCACAGGAGTatacctttgaaaaaaaaatcagaacagAAATTAGCAAATACCTAAATGACAGCAGGTTGATAAGGTGATTAGAACAGAAAGAATGAAGCCAAAAAAAAGGTATGGACTGCGTACCGAGTTGTCGGTAATTCACGAAGAACAATGTccaaaacttgaagagcttCTTGAGGGGCATCTGCTTGTCTTCCCTGCAGAAACATTCCTAAATGGTGCAAGTCTGCACGCGCTGCCAATTTGATTACAACTCTAAATTCCCTCTCTCTCCTGCATCCATGAAAAAGCATGTGATATTCAATGAAATTTCCATTAAAAAAGGATTATATAAGTACAGAGGGGAGTTCGAAACAAATAATATACAACTAACCTGCCAGCACCTCCTTGATTTCCTTCATCCTCATCAATCAGGGTAATCTTGAACTCTTTGGAAACAAAAGGGAGTGGCCCTGCAGTATACAAACTCTTTCTCCCATCATAGGCAGGAAGCCTTTTTCCAAGATGAGATTCCTTGTACAGTTTAACTAGCTGGTCCATGACAGCACGGTTAACACCTCGGGATGTGACCTCAGGATTGATGGATACCTAACACCCATGAAAATTAACCTCTCATTTTAAGATCAAACCAGCAGACAATTACAAAATATACACACATGAGAATTTAGATATAGCTAGCAAGAAAAAGCTCACATCATATTGGTGCAAATCTTTGTCTGGCAATTCAGCAAAGAAGTGATTTGCCTTGACAATACACTTTATGCCAGTGCTACCCTTCCCTGGGCGCTGAGGAAACTTCATTGACTTGCTTGAAGCAGGTTGAATTGCCTGGCTCACTTCAGGCTGGAGACTGAGTTGTTGGAACTGCTGCTCCACTGACGATGATGATGGCTCAGGTGCTCTGCTTGAAGAACTAGCCTCACCCTGTGATTCTACAGGTCTCCCATAAGGCATAGGCTGAGTGGTCACCCCAGACTGATAAGGAGCCGGGGTTGCTTGATGCAGCTCGGGAACTGGTGCCATAGAAGGCCCACCAGATGAAGGTATCCCACGGCCAACAGCACCACTTCGCTGGCGCTGGGCCGGTGCACCTCCTCGTTGGTACTGCTGAGTACCCCTACCTTGCTGGTATTCAGGAGGCCCACCATGATATTGTTGAGGAGCCGTCCCACCTCGCGGTGCACCCCCTCCTCCACGGCCACCATATCCTCCACGTTGAGGTCCCCAGCCTCTCCCTCCACCTTGGAATCCACCTTGCTGCTGCTGTTGAACTGGTTGGCTAGGTTGCCCCCCACCACGGCCAGCCCCAGTTTCCTGGGAACTGGAACTCTGTCCCTCACTAGGAAGTTCCGTTCGCTTCTTCCTCACCATGGTAACAACTACAACAAAAGCGTCACAGCAAGTAAGCAAGCAACACAATCCATATCTTAACTACATACCAAAGATGCATTGACCAAAGAGTCAGACTATCACATGCTAATTCACATTAAAATAACCAACAAATCGGCCTACACTTTATCAGCTAAAATCGATAACAAATTTCTGGAGTTACTTAGACCATCATTTTGAATAGGATAATCATGTGAATCACATCCAGATAACATGTCTACAGCCCAACTACAACTACAACAGGAAAAAGTCCAATAAAAAGTACATCCACGTCTTGAATGCATGTAAAAACAGCCTTCAGGAAGGTAATCAAcataacaaaaattagaaaatagactATTAACTGCGATTGTTCTCTCACATGAAAACAGTGATGTGAACTTGAAGCGAAGAAAGATTCTCCTACTAATTCATTAACTTCAATGAACAATTTCCACAAAACAAACATCCCTGTTCATTCACAGAAGTATGTCATATGTAAATTATCACGACGCATAGGGAAGCATTGGTATTACCCGAGAACAAAATACACGCATGACCGACAGTAGTCTAGTACCCAAACccaaaaaatctgaaaaaaaaatcataatcaACCCCAAACCAGAAAATAAAGAGGGAAGAAAAAGGGACGAAGCTTGACTAAACCCTCTCCAAaggcaaaaaaaatatttaaaaaaaattactaacaGAGCACGCCCATTCACCGAAAATATTCATTTAACAAACCCTAAGCCCAGAAAACAAGGGAAAAAACGAAAGTCAATTTCCAAAAACACAAAACATAAGGGAAAagttgagtaaaatcaattttccAAGATAACCGCGAAAAAACCAGTAGTTTTTTCAGATTAGATCATCACAAAATTCtagaaaaaaacccaaaaatgcCAACTGCAGTCAAGTGAAGAGTAAAAACTCAGATCCAAACAATATCATTAGTTAAATCACTAAGATCTCACTCGAAAACCCAAAATAGAAATCACGTCACACCACAAAAATCCCAAAATCCACTAAATTACCTAGATTCCAAAGCACTCAAACCCCAGCAAAAACCCAGTAATTTTTACCCAttttttttaccttaaaaccGCTGATAAAATCCCGCCCTTTTCCTCTCCTCTTCTTCCTACTTAACCACAGCCTTCTCCGCCAGTAGCAGAGCGGAAGATCTTCGCTTTTTGGCTACTCTCTCCGACTGCAATGGTACCTCCCCGCCTTttagagagagaagaagaagaaaagatgaTAGTGGAGACAGTCTACGATGAATCGGACGTACCCCACTATTTATTTACCCCCGAAAACACACACACAGTAAAAAGTTTGGGAGTTGAggatggaaaagaaaagaagagaaaggttaagttaaaaagaaaagaaaagagaaaaaaaagagattttaatgttgttttgaaatttataaaaaaaatgattttggaCATATTAatcaataaaattttcattaaataaCTTTTTAGGGATAAACCGGATAATTTACAAATTTTTTGTGGCTTTCTTCagcttttctttgctttttgcccgatttggaatgaaaatttt
It includes:
- the LOC113739770 gene encoding protein argonaute 1 — protein: MVRKKRTELPSEGQSSSSQETGAGRGGGQPSQPVQQQQQGGFQGGGRGWGPQRGGYGGRGGGGAPRGGTAPQQYHGGPPEYQQGRGTQQYQRGGAPAQRQRSGAVGRGIPSSGGPSMAPVPELHQATPAPYQSGVTTQPMPYGRPVESQGEASSSSRAPEPSSSSVEQQFQQLSLQPEVSQAIQPASSKSMKFPQRPGKGSTGIKCIVKANHFFAELPDKDLHQYDVSINPEVTSRGVNRAVMDQLVKLYKESHLGKRLPAYDGRKSLYTAGPLPFVSKEFKITLIDEDEGNQGGAGRREREFRVVIKLAARADLHHLGMFLQGRQADAPQEALQVLDIVLRELPTTRYTPVGRSFYSPDLGRRQPLGEGLESWRGFYQSIRPTQMGLSLNIDMSSTAFIEPLPVIDFVTQLLARDVSSRPLSDADRVKIKKALRGVRVEVTHRGNMRRKYRISGLTSQATRELSFPVDERGTMKSVVEYFHETYGFVIHHTQLPCLQVGNQQRPNYLPMEVCKIVEGQRYSKRLNERQITALLKVTCQRPQERERDILQTVRHNAYADDPYAKEFGIRISEKLAQVEARILPAPRLKYHDSGREKDCLPQVGQWNMMNKKMVNGGTVNNWICVNFSRNVKDVAVRDFCHELAQMCITSGMNFNPHPVLAPMYVRPDQVERALKARFHEALTNLPPPKKELDLLIVILPDNNGSLYGDLKRICETDLGIVSQCCLTKHVFRLSKQYLANVALKINVKVGGRNTVLVDALSRRIPLVSDRPTIIFGADVTHPHPGEDSSPSIAAVVASQDWPEVTKYAGLVSAQAHRQELIQDLFKTWQDPGRGTVTGGMIKELLISFRKATGQKPQRIIFYRDGVSEGQFYQVLLYELDAIRRACASLEPNYQPPVTFVVVQKRHHTRLFASNHNDRNAVDRSGNILPGTVVDSKICHPTEFDFYLCSHAGIQGTSRPAHYHVLWDENNFSADHLQSLTNDLCYTYARCTRSVSIVPPAYYAHLAAFRARFYMEPETSDSGSVTSSAAASRGGVGPGGGARSTRAPGSNVNVRPLPALKDNVKRVMFYC